A portion of the Calditrichota bacterium genome contains these proteins:
- a CDS encoding pyridoxal phosphate-dependent aminotransferase has product MKLADRMNRLGTETAFEVLAKAKALEAKGREVVHLEIGEPDFDTPAHIREATKKAIDEGHTHYGPAPGLPELREAIAESIGATRNISVNPNQVVVTLGAKPIMFFSILALAQAGDEVIYPNPGFPIYESVINFTGAKAVPIPLREEKEFRFDVDELRPLINDRTKMIILNSPHNPTGGMLSPSDLEAVADMIADRDIMVLSDEIYEFILYENKFQSIASLPGMQEKTIILHGFSKTYAMTGWRLGFGVMPEWLAERITQLQVNSNSCPNSFIQYGGIAALKGPQDDSRKMVAEFKRRRDVIVEGLNSLDGVSCLTPGGAFYVFPNVTELAKHSGKNTKELADYFLNEAGVAVLSGTAFGEYGDGYLRLSYANSVENIQKAIDWMGQAIRKLG; this is encoded by the coding sequence ATGAAATTAGCAGATAGAATGAATCGGTTGGGAACCGAGACGGCATTTGAGGTTTTGGCGAAGGCAAAGGCCCTTGAAGCGAAGGGTCGGGAAGTGGTTCATCTTGAAATCGGAGAACCGGATTTTGACACACCCGCTCACATCCGGGAAGCCACCAAAAAGGCCATCGATGAAGGGCACACCCATTACGGACCGGCGCCCGGCCTTCCCGAATTGCGCGAGGCCATTGCCGAATCCATTGGCGCTACGAGAAATATTTCCGTCAATCCCAATCAGGTGGTGGTCACATTGGGGGCCAAACCGATCATGTTTTTTTCAATTCTGGCCCTGGCTCAGGCGGGAGACGAGGTGATTTATCCGAACCCCGGGTTTCCTATTTATGAATCCGTGATCAATTTTACCGGGGCAAAAGCGGTGCCCATCCCCCTGCGGGAAGAGAAGGAGTTTCGCTTTGATGTGGATGAGCTGCGCCCGTTAATTAATGATCGGACAAAGATGATCATTTTGAATTCTCCCCACAATCCGACCGGAGGAATGCTCTCTCCGTCAGATCTGGAGGCCGTGGCCGATATGATTGCCGACCGCGATATTATGGTCTTATCCGATGAAATCTACGAATTTATTTTGTACGAGAATAAATTTCAAAGCATTGCTTCCCTGCCCGGGATGCAGGAAAAAACCATCATTTTACACGGATTTTCGAAAACCTACGCCATGACCGGCTGGAGGCTGGGTTTTGGCGTGATGCCCGAATGGCTGGCGGAGCGCATCACTCAGCTTCAGGTTAACAGCAATTCCTGCCCCAACAGCTTTATTCAATACGGGGGAATTGCCGCCCTGAAGGGGCCTCAGGATGACAGCCGAAAGATGGTGGCGGAGTTCAAGCGGCGCCGCGATGTCATTGTTGAAGGGCTAAATAGCCTGGATGGCGTTTCCTGTTTGACACCCGGCGGGGCATTTTATGTGTTTCCGAACGTCACAGAGCTGGCGAAACACAGCGGCAAAAACACAAAAGAATTGGCCGATTATTTCCTGAATGAGGCCGGCGTGGCCGTTCTTTCCGGTACCGCTTTTGGTGAATACGGGGACGGCTACTTGCGCCTGTCCTACGCCAATTCGGTGGAGAATATTCAGAAAGCCATTGACTGGATGGGCCAGGCTATCCGGAAGTTGGGATAG